In the genome of Acetobacter oryzifermentans, one region contains:
- a CDS encoding Dps family protein has protein sequence MSTATAKEAHIKEYLGTPTDLKADKVKAVAGGLSEVLADVFALYIKTKNFHWHMSGRHFRDYHLLLDEQSQQIFAMTDPMAERARKIGGTTLHSVGEIARKTKISDNDALYVTPEDMLSELREDNLTLTKRLRAVHAIASDAGDVATTSLIENWIDETERRTWFLFESTRPVFGHNE, from the coding sequence ATGAGCACAGCCACAGCAAAAGAAGCCCATATCAAGGAATATCTTGGCACGCCAACAGACCTGAAGGCCGATAAGGTAAAGGCCGTAGCAGGTGGTTTGTCCGAAGTTCTGGCCGATGTGTTTGCCCTGTATATTAAAACCAAGAACTTTCATTGGCATATGAGCGGCCGCCACTTTCGGGATTACCACCTGCTTTTGGATGAACAAAGCCAGCAGATTTTTGCCATGACAGACCCCATGGCCGAACGCGCCCGCAAGATTGGCGGCACCACGCTGCATTCTGTGGGAGAAATTGCCCGCAAAACCAAAATTTCTGATAACGATGCCCTCTACGTAACACCCGAAGACATGCTCTCAGAACTGCGGGAAGATAACCTTACACTCACCAAACGCCTGCGCGCTGTGCATGCTATTGCATCCGATGCCGGGGATGTGGCCACAACCAGCCTGATTGAAAACTGGATTGATGAAACCGAACGCCGCACGTGGTTCCTGTTTGAAAGCACGCGCCCGGTTTTTGGGCATAACGAATAA
- a CDS encoding glycosyltransferase family protein, protein MNIRASYSIAIIIAIPIFIHFLGLLNILSSDPLQIYLNFGGEHSAILDGSPGWVDPNAGATTQALGHEAARQWLSGHIPWWERFSGMGLPLAAEMQNSALFFPFVLLLIFANGVLYLKIAMQIMSGLFMLGFLYEMRLSRLTALTGAILIELSGTLAWFAHGPIMPLPFLPLLAWGVWRSCQPDLKTRLGGCFITALAIAGSLYAGFPETAFMSGLLVLCIAIWRVCTLRGKWLQGALPIGVGGILGLFLSAPAVVPFLSLLRIGFLGQNTNYHDAHMLAANPAQTLFPYLFGPPLYALSAGGGSVAVDVWWHTGGYCDIALIFAGCVGLFMAFSRGTSFRGLRFVLGGYLLLSGLKAVGFIPVSRLIDVIPGIKQTMFYVYIAPGWWFALTLLSCMLLDDLNTSNQHSGRKSIKFALAGTLVGSVICLFKARPHIMDFYNHPGYKWYLGLSLIWATLVLTVLSVSLLGKRKHTVVAALVVNAAVLFFIPTLTGVRPAPVDTDALSLLKQLTTQKRLVSFGVFPPNYGAFFGIPTINYNFLPLPERFAAQMDQHVCPHYDHTAFFSIGLGKFCSGDTEGLTYAGWQAPSVSFQDGLAWLQQHNTGVIMYPANLQFWHDRIGTRIPAQANSYQNLGGTPVSGVFSHPELAGATLRRVGTGLGTYNGAAKGVWHIKLCSKENCTIADGKLEYAADNLVTWLNLSTPLTIEANQTQLTYSIWSDAPAQPAAIALWPGEGGKPMPLLTLDIDLPRSSNTRQLLNNGHVVIEDLSGTMPYYHADNCVVTFKDYTHVHAECDKPGNLFRNEFYDEGWTAVVNGRPVQLVPAADQVQQSIRLGTGHFDIAYDYAPQHARLIFILFTVGLVGSAVVGMMACKPRKTVAEA, encoded by the coding sequence ATGAATATTCGTGCCAGCTATTCCATTGCAATCATTATCGCAATTCCGATCTTTATTCATTTTCTGGGTCTGTTGAACATCTTATCTTCAGATCCGTTACAGATTTACCTGAATTTCGGAGGAGAGCATTCCGCAATTCTGGATGGAAGCCCTGGCTGGGTTGATCCAAATGCAGGCGCAACAACGCAAGCGCTTGGGCATGAAGCCGCGCGGCAATGGTTGTCTGGCCATATTCCGTGGTGGGAGCGTTTTTCTGGCATGGGGTTGCCTCTTGCGGCAGAAATGCAAAATTCTGCATTGTTTTTCCCGTTTGTTCTCCTGCTGATCTTTGCAAACGGTGTTCTTTATTTAAAAATTGCAATGCAGATTATGTCCGGCCTGTTCATGCTGGGTTTTTTGTATGAAATGCGCCTTTCCCGGCTTACGGCTCTTACGGGCGCCATATTGATTGAACTGAGCGGAACACTTGCTTGGTTTGCGCATGGGCCCATTATGCCGCTCCCCTTTCTGCCGCTGCTGGCATGGGGGGTGTGGCGGAGTTGTCAGCCAGACCTTAAAACCCGGCTTGGCGGCTGTTTTATAACAGCACTGGCCATTGCGGGTTCTCTTTACGCCGGTTTTCCCGAAACAGCGTTTATGAGCGGCCTGCTAGTACTGTGCATTGCAATATGGCGGGTATGCACCTTGCGTGGCAAATGGTTGCAAGGTGCGTTGCCTATTGGGGTTGGCGGCATACTGGGGCTGTTTTTAAGTGCTCCTGCGGTTGTGCCTTTTCTTAGCCTGTTGCGCATTGGTTTTCTGGGCCAGAACACCAATTATCATGATGCGCATATGTTGGCGGCAAACCCTGCGCAAACCCTGTTTCCGTATCTTTTTGGCCCACCATTATATGCACTTTCTGCCGGAGGAGGTTCCGTAGCCGTTGATGTTTGGTGGCACACCGGAGGATATTGTGACATCGCGCTGATTTTTGCGGGCTGTGTAGGATTGTTCATGGCTTTCTCACGCGGGACTTCTTTCCGTGGGTTGCGCTTTGTGCTGGGGGGCTATTTGCTTCTTTCGGGGTTAAAAGCTGTAGGGTTTATACCTGTCAGCCGTCTTATAGACGTTATTCCCGGTATCAAGCAGACAATGTTTTACGTCTATATTGCACCGGGATGGTGGTTTGCTCTTACGTTACTGTCCTGCATGCTGCTTGATGATTTGAATACATCAAACCAACATTCGGGCCGTAAATCTATAAAGTTTGCTTTGGCTGGCACCCTTGTTGGCAGCGTTATATGCCTTTTTAAAGCGCGCCCACATATTATGGATTTTTATAATCACCCTGGGTACAAATGGTATCTGGGTTTATCTTTGATATGGGCAACCCTTGTGCTTACGGTATTAAGTGTTTCATTACTTGGTAAGCGTAAACATACTGTGGTTGCAGCACTTGTCGTAAATGCAGCGGTGTTGTTTTTTATACCCACCTTAACAGGCGTGCGTCCGGCACCGGTGGATACAGATGCTCTATCCTTGCTCAAACAGCTCACCACGCAAAAACGTCTTGTAAGTTTTGGCGTGTTTCCGCCCAATTATGGTGCGTTTTTTGGTATTCCCACCATAAACTACAATTTTCTGCCTTTGCCAGAGCGTTTTGCCGCGCAGATGGATCAGCACGTATGCCCTCATTATGATCATACAGCGTTCTTTTCCATTGGGTTGGGAAAGTTTTGTAGCGGAGATACCGAAGGTCTGACTTATGCAGGGTGGCAGGCGCCTTCTGTGTCTTTTCAGGATGGGCTTGCCTGGTTGCAGCAACATAATACCGGGGTCATCATGTATCCGGCAAATCTGCAATTCTGGCATGATCGGATCGGCACGCGCATTCCTGCACAGGCCAACAGTTATCAAAACCTTGGTGGCACTCCGGTTTCGGGTGTTTTTTCTCATCCTGAACTTGCGGGCGCAACGTTACGGCGTGTTGGTACAGGTTTGGGAACATACAATGGGGCTGCAAAAGGTGTGTGGCATATCAAATTATGCAGCAAAGAAAACTGCACTATAGCTGATGGAAAGCTTGAATATGCTGCCGATAACCTTGTTACATGGTTGAACTTGTCTACCCCACTTACGATTGAAGCAAACCAAACCCAACTGACATATTCCATTTGGAGCGATGCACCAGCCCAACCAGCAGCGATAGCCCTGTGGCCGGGAGAGGGCGGTAAGCCGATGCCGTTACTGACATTGGATATTGATCTGCCCAGAAGCTCCAATACCCGGCAACTCCTTAATAACGGCCATGTTGTTATTGAGGATCTTTCTGGCACAATGCCTTATTATCATGCAGATAATTGTGTTGTTACTTTTAAAGACTACACGCACGTCCATGCGGAGTGTGACAAACCGGGAAATCTTTTCCGTAACGAATTTTATGACGAAGGCTGGACTGCGGTTGTAAA
- a CDS encoding Hint domain-containing protein yields MADDVTTVSTNTSWTNYNGGGTQSTDTPPDNATAGLGTGPTLNVTNGALLKIAGYLNLNAATINITDGATVSVVPGFLGAGGDITNAAGGTVNIDGGTLTVSNEFNGNQAVYNITNGTLSVGNDFNGNQAVYNIYKGGVLDAGTNYSNINAGRFNIEGGTVIFSGIANIDGGNKIDFHNIPGGQLVIGSTSLSDLSGDSLNVENFVYGDQIKIASSTSYSDDALSTAVSGDDLLIQSTVDGKTTTVVTIKGYATSSAANVEPAPTVTYSDGYILFGEQSDTGACFLAGSMVRTPQGDVAVEDIQAGTDIFVYDWKNNTETTQQVIWAGQAFTVVTPSLPDDEAGYPVRILKNALADGVPNKDMLVTAEHCLFFNGQFVPARMLVNGASIFYDKSITSYPYYHIETADHAVISVDGVLTESYLDTGNRRSFRQNGTVVQLHSKTRTWAEDAAAPLCVDVDFVKPLFDKFKNRASHVAGSQTPAAAATLTADPNLHLVTQTGAVIRPVRCANQHYSFILPPGTQSVQIVSRASRPADVVGPFVDDRRLLGVAVADIQLVTARKRATPITAHLQPHKPAGWHNMGWAECAWTNGNATLPLDTQTDRNEIAMLSITLQATGVYPLVEDVQPNAQIRSA; encoded by the coding sequence ATGGCAGATGATGTAACAACCGTTTCCACCAATACAAGTTGGACAAACTACAACGGCGGCGGTACGCAATCCACTGATACCCCACCAGATAACGCGACAGCCGGTTTGGGCACAGGCCCAACGCTGAACGTAACCAATGGTGCGTTGCTTAAAATTGCGGGCTACCTCAACCTCAATGCGGCAACCATTAATATTACAGATGGCGCCACTGTTTCTGTTGTGCCTGGTTTCCTCGGGGCAGGTGGAGATATCACCAACGCGGCTGGGGGCACCGTTAATATTGATGGCGGCACACTTACCGTAAGCAATGAATTCAACGGTAATCAGGCCGTTTACAATATTACCAACGGCACATTATCCGTTGGTAATGATTTTAACGGCAACCAGGCTGTTTACAATATTTACAAAGGTGGCGTGCTAGATGCAGGCACCAATTATTCCAACATCAATGCTGGACGCTTTAATATTGAAGGCGGCACGGTTATATTCTCTGGCATTGCCAATATTGATGGCGGCAACAAGATTGATTTCCACAATATCCCCGGTGGGCAACTTGTTATTGGCAGCACATCTTTAAGCGATCTTTCAGGAGATTCCCTGAATGTCGAAAACTTTGTGTATGGAGACCAGATCAAGATTGCCTCCAGCACATCTTATAGTGATGATGCGCTGTCCACTGCCGTAAGTGGGGATGATCTGCTTATCCAGTCCACCGTTGATGGTAAAACCACCACGGTTGTAACCATTAAAGGGTATGCAACATCTTCCGCCGCCAATGTAGAGCCCGCCCCCACCGTAACCTACAGCGATGGCTACATTCTGTTTGGTGAACAGAGTGATACAGGCGCATGTTTTCTGGCAGGCAGCATGGTGCGCACCCCGCAGGGTGATGTGGCAGTGGAAGACATTCAGGCAGGTACAGATATTTTTGTATATGACTGGAAAAACAATACAGAAACCACACAGCAGGTTATCTGGGCTGGGCAGGCCTTTACTGTTGTAACCCCCAGCCTGCCGGATGATGAAGCCGGATACCCCGTACGCATTCTAAAAAATGCTTTGGCAGATGGCGTACCTAACAAGGATATGCTGGTAACGGCAGAACATTGCCTGTTCTTTAACGGGCAGTTTGTGCCTGCGCGTATGCTGGTAAATGGCGCTTCCATTTTTTACGATAAATCCATCACGTCTTATCCATATTACCATATAGAAACAGCAGACCATGCCGTGATCTCGGTAGATGGTGTGCTCACAGAAAGCTATCTGGATACAGGCAACCGCCGTAGCTTCCGCCAAAATGGCACGGTTGTGCAGTTACACAGCAAAACGCGCACATGGGCAGAAGATGCCGCCGCCCCATTATGTGTGGATGTTGATTTTGTAAAACCGCTTTTTGATAAATTCAAAAATCGCGCAAGCCATGTAGCAGGCAGCCAGACACCAGCCGCAGCCGCCACCTTAACAGCAGACCCCAACCTGCACCTTGTTACGCAAACAGGGGCTGTTATCCGGCCAGTACGCTGTGCCAACCAGCATTACAGCTTTATACTGCCGCCGGGCACGCAGTCTGTTCAGATTGTTTCCCGCGCAAGCCGCCCGGCTGATGTGGTTGGGCCTTTTGTGGATGATCGGCGCCTGTTGGGTGTTGCTGTGGCTGATATTCAACTTGTAACAGCTCGTAAGCGTGCAACCCCCATTACAGCGCACCTTCAGCCTCACAAACCGGCTGGCTGGCATAATATGGGGTGGGCCGAATGTGCATGGACAAACGGCAACGCCACCCTGCCGCTAGATACACAAACAGACCGTAACGAAATTGCCATGCTGTCCATTACCCTACAGGCAACGGGTGTTTACCCGCTTGTAGAAGACGTGCAGCCAAACGCGCAGATACGTTCTGCCTGA
- a CDS encoding NAD(P)H-dependent glycerol-3-phosphate dehydrogenase, which produces MKHRILVMGAGAWGTALALHMARTGAQVYLWARNPARLPSGAMPRLPDFPLPDSITVSSAPPPADVACALMVIPTQHMASVLPLVPVGVPAVLCCKGIERSTLAFPLDVLHRLRPDVPGAVLSGPNFAREVAANLPAASVVASANMELARKLVDLLSTPRLRLYASADITGVQLGGAAKNVIAVAAGITIGAGLGENARAALITRGLAEITRLGVALGAQPATLAGLAGLGDLLLTCTGEASRNYQMGLALGRGNAAQSALATLPGVAEGVTTADALLALARHHKVDVPITACIAAFLEGKITLPQAQEQLLTRPLRTELDTP; this is translated from the coding sequence ATGAAACACCGTATTCTGGTTATGGGTGCTGGCGCATGGGGTACTGCGCTGGCCCTACATATGGCCCGCACTGGGGCACAGGTTTATTTATGGGCGCGTAACCCCGCCCGCTTGCCCTCTGGCGCTATGCCGCGTTTGCCAGATTTTCCGTTACCAGATTCCATCACCGTTTCCTCTGCGCCGCCCCCGGCAGATGTGGCGTGTGCGCTTATGGTTATTCCCACCCAGCATATGGCCTCTGTTCTGCCGTTGGTGCCTGTAGGCGTGCCTGCTGTGCTATGCTGCAAGGGCATAGAACGCAGCACACTGGCTTTTCCGCTGGATGTGCTGCATCGGTTGCGGCCAGATGTGCCGGGGGCTGTGCTTTCTGGCCCCAATTTTGCGCGTGAGGTTGCAGCCAATTTACCTGCGGCATCTGTTGTGGCCTCGGCCAATATGGAGCTGGCGCGCAAATTGGTGGATCTGCTCTCTACCCCGCGCCTGCGCCTGTATGCCAGCGCAGATATTACCGGCGTGCAGCTTGGCGGCGCGGCTAAAAACGTTATTGCCGTGGCCGCAGGCATTACCATTGGCGCTGGGTTGGGAGAAAACGCCCGCGCGGCCCTGATAACCCGTGGATTGGCAGAAATAACCCGCCTTGGCGTAGCCTTGGGGGCACAACCCGCCACACTGGCAGGCCTTGCCGGGTTGGGAGACCTATTGCTAACCTGCACGGGCGAGGCATCGCGCAATTATCAGATGGGCTTGGCTTTGGGCCGAGGGAATGCGGCCCAAAGCGCGTTGGCCACCCTGCCCGGCGTGGCGGAGGGGGTAACCACAGCAGATGCCCTGCTGGCATTGGCCCGCCACCACAAGGTAGATGTGCCCATTACCGCCTGCATTGCCGCTTTTCTGGAAGGCAAGATCACGCTGCCACAAGCGCAGGAACAGCTTTTAACCCGCCCCCTGCGCACGGAACTTGATACCCCTTAA
- a CDS encoding (2Fe-2S)-binding protein — MVVCSCNRLTHKDVEAAVADGATRPRDIYAARNCKAQCGNCVKGVVCLLREARLKHMKKAEVPAHMVPAAAGVALSA, encoded by the coding sequence ATGGTTGTCTGCTCTTGCAATCGTCTCACTCACAAAGACGTTGAAGCCGCTGTGGCAGACGGGGCAACCCGCCCGCGTGACATTTATGCCGCGCGCAACTGCAAGGCTCAGTGCGGGAACTGCGTAAAAGGCGTTGTCTGCCTGCTGCGTGAGGCCCGGCTAAAACACATGAAAAAAGCCGAAGTTCCAGCCCACATGGTGCCTGCTGCTGCTGGCGTGGCGCTATCTGCCTAA
- a CDS encoding bifunctional aspartate transaminase/aspartate 4-decarboxylase — MSTTPDAYQKFRHLSPFELKDELIKLASGRAQRAMLDAGRGNPNFLATLPRQGFFQLGMFAAADSALTFSYMAEGVGGVPRREGIEARFEAFLADNQNVPGISFLRRAVSYVRDQLGLPADEFLLEITSGILGCDYPTPPRMLRYTEKVVRHYLLHEMAGGTMPESTTNLFALEGGTAAISYIFASLRENGLINPGDKAAIGMPVFTPYVEIPELRDYQLQEVAINACPEQGWQYPDEELDKLLDPSVKIFLVVNPSNPPSVRISDEGLARIAEIVKKRPDLIIVTDDVYGTFADDFRSIYAICPHNTILVYSFSKYFGSTGWRLGVIAMHEQNVLDEALAALPEAEKVELDKRYASLTPDVRGLKFLDRLVADSRTVALNHTAGLSTPQQVQMVLFALFALIDGRDAYKNALKRLLHRRELALYRDLGVKAPDDAGSTHYYTLIDLVNVVTQLYGTRFARWLMTRMDYQTILFRIAEETGVVLLPGDGFAVKRPSARASLANLNEYQYAAIGAALRRMAGEYYDRYRQEKGLNSKGE; from the coding sequence ATGTCTACCACGCCAGATGCGTATCAAAAATTTCGTCATCTCAGCCCATTTGAACTGAAAGATGAGCTTATAAAGCTGGCCTCTGGTCGTGCCCAGCGCGCCATGTTGGATGCCGGGCGTGGCAACCCCAATTTTCTGGCAACATTGCCCCGGCAAGGGTTTTTCCAGCTTGGCATGTTTGCCGCGGCAGATTCTGCTTTAACCTTTTCCTACATGGCAGAAGGCGTAGGCGGTGTGCCCCGGCGTGAGGGTATAGAGGCACGGTTTGAGGCATTTTTGGCAGATAACCAGAACGTGCCGGGTATTTCCTTTTTGCGCCGTGCCGTATCTTATGTGCGCGACCAGCTTGGCCTGCCCGCAGATGAATTTTTGCTGGAAATTACATCCGGTATTTTAGGCTGTGATTACCCCACACCGCCGCGTATGCTGCGTTATACGGAAAAAGTGGTACGCCATTACCTGCTGCACGAAATGGCAGGCGGCACCATGCCAGAAAGCACAACAAACCTGTTTGCGCTGGAAGGTGGCACGGCGGCCATTAGCTATATTTTTGCATCGCTACGTGAAAACGGGCTGATCAATCCGGGTGATAAAGCGGCTATCGGCATGCCGGTGTTTACCCCGTATGTAGAAATTCCCGAACTGCGTGATTACCAGTTGCAGGAAGTGGCCATTAACGCCTGCCCGGAACAAGGCTGGCAATACCCGGATGAAGAGCTGGATAAGCTGCTTGATCCATCCGTTAAGATCTTTCTGGTGGTTAACCCCAGCAACCCCCCATCTGTGCGGATAAGTGATGAAGGGCTGGCCCGCATTGCCGAGATTGTTAAAAAACGGCCAGACCTCATTATTGTAACAGACGATGTGTACGGCACGTTTGCAGATGATTTCCGCTCTATTTACGCCATCTGCCCGCATAATACTATTTTGGTGTATTCCTTCTCCAAATATTTCGGTTCTACGGGTTGGCGTCTGGGTGTGATTGCCATGCACGAACAAAACGTGCTGGATGAGGCACTGGCGGCGCTGCCAGAAGCTGAAAAGGTTGAGCTGGATAAACGCTATGCCTCGCTTACGCCAGATGTGCGCGGCCTGAAGTTTTTGGATAGGCTGGTGGCAGATAGCCGCACCGTGGCCCTTAACCATACAGCAGGGCTTTCTACCCCGCAGCAGGTTCAAATGGTGCTGTTTGCCCTGTTTGCGTTAATAGATGGGCGGGATGCGTATAAAAACGCCCTTAAGCGTTTGCTGCATCGGCGCGAACTGGCCTTGTATCGAGATCTGGGCGTAAAAGCCCCGGATGATGCTGGCAGCACGCATTATTACACGCTGATAGATTTGGTAAATGTGGTGACACAGCTTTACGGCACCCGCTTTGCCCGCTGGTTGATGACACGTATGGATTATCAGACAATCCTGTTCCGTATTGCAGAGGAAACAGGCGTTGTGCTGCTGCCGGGGGATGGCTTTGCCGTAAAACGCCCCTCGGCCCGTGCCTCGCTGGCCAACCTGAACGAGTATCAATACGCTGCCATTGGGGCCGCCCTGCGCCGCATGGCTGGTGAGTATTATGACCGCTACCGGCAGGAAAAAGGGCTGAACAGTAAAGGGGAATAA
- a CDS encoding DUF2142 domain-containing protein: MFCVILTPPFQVADEPAHFMRVLEIADNELVGVKYSRLASGTMLSQSVPVLEGIFDKLALSHQSKVTPEMLAQAMAVPWSGNKVSVGLSNTVIYPPTSYIGAVGGVWWARFLHSSLLGTFYLARVGNLLADMAVSVLALYLMPQTGIFLLVILALPMSISLMSSCSQDGMVLALAALGIACSLNGLRQSAVWQKYILACLGGLAFGCVAAAKAPYLVMACVPVLFMNRDNVKYVITSCAMSVGVFSIWVECGIRPVLTELAPQGASAAGQLSFIREHPILLVESIFNSLETYGNYLVNQAIGVLGWLDLPLSSGMYRFATILLGCTFALPFLCMRSLKTREKAAVRVCGLVLIMLAAVAGIFMALYVTWTPVGKNIVDGVQGRYFLPIVMLGTLYPFLWKQYEMSEDIQHSKKHDVIANIFANCFVVAFMVCCYAAVCQALSYRYW, from the coding sequence ATGTTTTGCGTTATTTTAACGCCGCCTTTTCAGGTGGCGGATGAGCCTGCCCATTTTATGCGGGTTTTGGAAATTGCGGATAATGAGCTGGTTGGCGTCAAATATTCTCGTCTAGCAAGCGGCACCATGCTTTCGCAGTCCGTGCCCGTGCTTGAGGGTATTTTTGATAAGCTGGCTCTTTCACATCAAAGCAAGGTCACACCGGAAATGCTAGCTCAGGCCATGGCCGTGCCTTGGTCTGGCAACAAGGTTTCTGTTGGGTTGTCCAACACCGTTATTTATCCGCCTACCTCCTATATAGGGGCCGTAGGAGGGGTGTGGTGGGCACGCTTTTTACATTCAAGTTTGCTGGGTACGTTTTACCTTGCCCGTGTAGGTAATCTGCTTGCAGATATGGCAGTAAGTGTGCTGGCACTTTATTTGATGCCACAGACAGGCATTTTTCTGCTGGTTATTTTGGCGCTGCCCATGAGCATAAGCCTTATGAGTTCCTGTTCGCAGGATGGCATGGTGCTGGCACTTGCGGCGCTGGGTATTGCATGCTCGTTGAATGGATTACGGCAAAGCGCTGTTTGGCAAAAATACATTCTGGCCTGTTTGGGGGGGCTGGCTTTTGGATGCGTGGCCGCCGCCAAAGCACCTTATCTTGTTATGGCATGTGTGCCTGTCCTCTTTATGAACAGGGATAATGTTAAATATGTTATCACATCATGTGCCATGAGTGTGGGTGTTTTTTCTATCTGGGTTGAATGTGGAATCCGCCCGGTTCTGACAGAACTTGCACCGCAAGGCGCTTCTGCGGCTGGGCAGCTTTCTTTCATACGCGAGCACCCCATCCTGCTGGTAGAAAGTATTTTTAACAGTTTGGAAACATACGGGAACTATCTGGTTAATCAGGCTATTGGCGTGCTTGGCTGGCTGGATTTGCCGCTTTCTTCTGGAATGTACAGATTTGCCACTATTTTGCTGGGCTGCACTTTTGCTCTCCCTTTTTTGTGCATGAGGTCTCTGAAAACCCGAGAGAAAGCAGCCGTGCGAGTGTGCGGTTTGGTGCTGATCATGTTGGCTGCGGTCGCAGGTATCTTTATGGCATTGTATGTGACATGGACACCTGTAGGAAAAAATATTGTTGATGGCGTGCAGGGAAGATATTTTTTGCCCATTGTTATGCTGGGTACACTTTATCCCTTTTTGTGGAAGCAGTATGAAATGTCTGAAGATATTCAGCATTCAAAAAAACATGATGTCATAGCAAATATTTTTGCAAACTGTTTTGTTGTGGCGTTTATGGTCTGCTGTTATGCGGCTGTGTGTCAGGCTCTTTCCTACAGGTATTGGTGA